The sequence TTGTTGATTTATGCATTTAGGCTACTATGCTCTTTAGACCAACGAGATTTTGCTCGTGCATGCCCCCAAAAGCAATTTTTATAGGGCATAGACTACCTACCTACAAGAGAAGCCACCGTGTGCATGCAGTGGAACCTAATATTTAAATCTGACCTCTCCTCTTGTGAAACATATTGTCATTATTTACAAAATTGTCAGACAGTGTAGTCGGCAAACATAGCCTCTAGGCCCTCCGTTGAGCAAATACCCAGGGGGTTTGGTGTAATTCAAATGAACTAATCGTTCATAAGGGATTGACTAAACAAAGAGAGCAGACATACAGGTTCGTCTCGTGCACAAGGAATGACGTCCCAACACGATTCGATAAGATTAGTAGTTTGTAGCACAGCTGTATAACTTAATATAGCTGCCCTTTGTCTTGCAAACAGGACTTCCATTTCTGTAAATGTCTCTTCTGCAGGAAAACGAATAGGCGCCAACTGTCCAGCAACATTCTGAAACCGTCGAACCGTGTAGGTTACAAAATATACTTCGGTAAATCATTTCTATCCATCTTGTTTATTTCTTGTTGACCTCGACGTGACATGAAAGTTGAGATCATAGCTTTTCGTTTAGTTGAATTGGGTTAGATAACAAGCACGGACTACGCACAAGCTCATTTGCTTCACTTACATCTCCGGTGTATTAGCAGGAACGGTTCAGGACCCGGCCTTCACTCTAAGCGCACAAACCCTTTACTGACCTCTCCAAATCTCTCATGTTATTGAGCCAGTGATGCCGAAATGCATCAAGTGCCCCATTGATGGCAAATATGCCATCCCTCTACTGCAAGACATAGGGGTATTTTCAAATATAACCTCAAACGAATTGCATGCGGTTTTTGTGTATGATCCTAAAATATTTTATATGCATGTTTAACCCCATAAATGTGTAGGGTGTACTTTTATGGGGGATAGGTGATGCACAattattatatagaggtaatataTAGCATAACAATATTTGAACACAATTCAAATATCATTTAGAATTCACAATAATTCGCAATTTGGTCCATTTCTGTCACCTCAAAATAATCTGTCATTGTCGGGAAACAGAAATTATGTAGAAAAAAAAGGCCTAtgattttctctctttttttggggggggggggtcattgttCTGCTTAGTGCAAGAGTGTCTCTTACTTTCTTTCCCAATCAAAATGTATGTTGTATTTTGTGCTATATTAGTTATGATGAAACAGACTATTTACATCCAGTGTCGCAGCGATAATCAAAAGTGAAATTGAGTTGACGGTTTTGGCCTATTGCTAGTATTTACACAATTACCTAAAACAGTTTTTGGATTGTTTAATCATTTGCAATGTCTAGGAAAGTAATAGGCCTATATCGGCCATAGGTCGTCTATGGGCTATATTGTTGTAAACGATTATGTAATAATACCTTTCTATACAATTTTTACCTATTTTGGGTTTAAGCGTTTTGCTTCATAGGATGCTATTACATTATGCAAAGAATATAGCCAATTTGCTACACCATAATCAGCTCAATGTTCTATTTCTATTAATAATTGCTACACAAACGATTAGGTTACGGAACACCAATCTATCATAATAATTGCAGTCTAATTTGACCGGCTTCATTCATATTGATCAGGTATTCATGATAAAAAGTTACCAGTCAATAGAAACATGGTTAAGACAAAAACAATTTACCTGCAATGCAATGGACCCGAGCTGAAAATATCATGTTTCACCTGCTGTAAGCCAGCACATGCGATAGTCTATTCGAATAATAATGTGTGAATAGGCATATGTATTGATAGCTATCAATGCACGTTTTAATGTAAATACCGAAGTCATTCGTTTTTTTCGTTGTCTATGGAGCCATGATAATAGGAGCGCGTACGTTGGAATGAAAGTAGTGAGCAAAATTAGTAGTGCGGGGGTCCCTAGCCATACCCTCTGCCTGAAAGGTCCACGAGGTTGAGAGGTTTGGTTATTTGCATACAGAAACACACTGCGCGGCGATGAGTATCTGCGGTAATAAGGCTACTTCTGGTAGCCATCACAGCACAATTGGTTTATTATTAACTATGATACAACGGGTGCATAGCCTACACATGAAAAGTAGAAGAATTTATCCAATCTGTACATTTTAATGAAATGTATGCTACAATTGTGCGAGGCAAACCTTGACGCAGGCCTTAGCAAAATTAGGAACAATGTTATCGAAATTAAATACTCTGGGCTTATAGCCAACAAGAGAACAAGCATAAAACAATATGCTATACAGAATAGGTCTGCATTCGAcaagacagagaagaggacattTAAAAACGTTTTTTAATTGGAAAATTAACAAAACTGAAACCATGAGTAAAGAGTAAACAAGAGAATGTTTCAATAGGCCAGTCAGTATCTAGTAAACGTGACTGTTCTTCAGCACTTAACCATTATACGGCCTTGCAATCTCTTTCTGCTACAGGGACTTCACCGCTATGTGCACAGAATTTACAAAAAGTTTTACTTCACTTTTAAGATTGACAAAAGAGAACATTAGGTGAAGATAACAGACATTGTATTTAACTGAACTAAATTCACCTGTTATTAAGTCAATAGCCTGCACCAAAGACATtcctggtaaaaaaaaagaatTAGGCAGTTTTATAGTGAGTGACTTGAAAGTCACGAAATCACCATTACATTTGACCCTTTTCAAATGTTCAGATTAGCCGACTCGCATATAGCCTACCTCTGAAGCATTCGATGAGTTAAAGCAGGTGAACTCAAAATCGTCTACCTGAGATAAAATTACCATTATAGATCAAAGTCGAAATGACAATGAGTTATTAACAACATTAGCATGCTACTGGTGATCCATCATTTTTGTTTTAGAAAATATAAGGCCTTAATACGCATTTAATTGTCTTAGACGAATCTTGTTCACATCAAGACTGGATTGGCATTGAATCGCTGGCATTTTGTGCGTTCTATGAGGATATTGTGCTATAAATGATATTCTATCCGTGAGCTGTCCAAAATTAAATGTAGGCTAATTGCAAAATATTAAAGTACAAGGATGACTGGAATTATAAATCAACAAGTGGAATTTATCCGTCTTCCAATGAGTGACTCGTTAACCGCAGTGAACACAATGTCACTGGAAAACATAGGTAGGCTGTTTTTATTTCTTCACATCTACATATTTAAACATATTAATCCACTGTATTGTCTGAATGAAATGTAGTAAAGAATAAGCAAAAATACATAACAGCTCATAAAAACGATATGGTCTAATGCACCCATTTGTCAACATGAGAAATGACACACATAAAAATGCAAAATCATCAGAATGTGGCAGGTTGGATGATGAACTAAAGTGTCTTCATTTTTGTGCCCGATTCTCCGTCTCGTGCCTGCTCCAAGAGCTCTCGAGTTAATAAAAAGGTTGCCATTTCATTAGGCTATGGCAACAGTTTTACCTAACTTCAACAACAATATAGCTTGAGACCAAATACACTTTTAAAATACGTTTCAAATCAAGTCCATATCCGAGGTATTTGTGAAGTTGACGTTTAAAGTTCAAACCATCTAGACGGCATCTTGCTGATCTGAACTAAAAAGTAGCATTTTCCTCAATTACCCCGGTAAAATGTCAATGGCCATTGTTGGATCGTTTGGCTCGTTGCTCCGCCCCTTGTGTTTGTCGTAAACCTGGCGCCTGGCTAGAGTAAACACAAGATAAGAGCGTCCAaggctcccctccttctccaagGCGATCAATTGGATATCTCAGACGGACCCACAAGTACTCTATTACGTAGGTGTCCTGTGAGCAGTGAGGGGACAACAGCACCACAGTCGggcttgttccgcgttcagccaTATTCACCTGCGGGCTAAACCATGTCCTTGAGCCCAAAGCACTCAACTCCTTTCTCAGTGACAGATATTTTAAGCCCGATCGAGGAGACCTACAGAAAGTTTGGAGGAATGGACTGTACAGGGAGCCTCGCGTCTCCGCTGGGAGCATATCGACAGACTTCGGTGTCTCAACCGGGACTGCAGCAGCACTCCATGGGCCATAACACCGGGGTGGCGAGCGCTTATCACATGCCACACAGCGTCTCCCAATTTTCCAGCGCCATGGGTGGATACTGCAACGGCAGCATCGGTAATATGGGAGACCTCCCGTCGTACCAAGACACCATGAGGAACGGCGCAGCAGCAACTGCATGGTATAGCGCAAACACCGAACCCCGCTATCCAACAAGTAAGTTGAAAAAAACTCAGTCTTTTTTCTTTTCAAATAAATGCCAAAGACAATTCGttttcaataaaaataaaaatgaatggaAACTACATTGTAATGGTGCATGATGCACAGCACATAATTTAGACTGCATCTAATATGAATTTATTTAACAGCCTATATCTGTGCGCTATTGCAGTTTCTAGATTCATGGGGGCTTCCAATGGGATGAACATGACCGGGATGGGGACGCTTGCTGGGATGGACGCCACCAAGTCCATGGTGACCCTACACTCAGCGCCCAGGAGAAAACGAAGAGTGCTCTTCTCTCAGGCCCAGGTGTACGAGCTGGAGAGGCGGTTTAAGCAGCAGAAATACCTGTCAGCACCAGAGAGGGAACACCTAGCGAGCATGATCCACCTGTCACCAACACAGGTCAAGATTTGGTTCCAGAACCACCGGTACAAAATGAAACGCCAGGCGAAGGACAAAGCCACACTGCAGATTCAACAGGAGAATGGCAATGTGTGCCCACAGCAGTCACCGAGGCGTGTGGCAGTCCCGGTTCTCGTGAAGGATGGCAAGCCCAGTCAGAACGGATCCAGCACACCGACGTCTGGGCATCAGCAGGTGCAGCAGCAGGACGTCTCTAGTGGAGCGATGACAGCTTCGGGCAGTGCGGTGGTCAATCACCATCAAAATCAGCTGGTGCATCATCCATTATCCACTGCTGAAGAACTGGAGGAAATGTCCCCCAGTCCCCCTATTTTACACAGCCAGATTAACATGGCTCAGACAGAAGCGGCTCTCCTCGAGTACACCAATAACATGGTCAGTTCAAACCTGCTTTATGGCAGAACTTGGTAGAAGGAAGAAATGTACATTTGAATTCGGGAGACAATAACGTCAAGTGGATTTTAAGCCGGAAAGACATTGGTCGTTGATGACATTGAGGACAACAGAAGCACCAGAATTTCTTGACATTTTGGAGGTGCATGGTGCACCTATTATTAATTAACAGTCGGCCGTGCGTGTATACTTTTGATCAAGAGTATTTGATAAAAATGAGACTACCAAGCACTCCGTAACGGTATTATTCGGGTGTAAAAGGGAGTGAAGTTATTTGTTGCGATTCAATTCTTTAAGGACACGAGGGTATCAGTTCGATGAATGAACCTTAACTGTATATAGCTAACAAAAATATTTCATGTGACTATGATTTTTGTTTTTAAACGAAATATGTTAAAAAATTGTTTTGGTAAATTGCAAAATGTGATTGCTGCTGCATATCGTAAATATATACAAATCACATTCCTGTTAAACTTTAACAAAATATCGCTTGGCATGTAAGCATTACTGCTTATTTATGTTGATAGAATAATTATGAGGCACATTGACTGGAATGCATCGAATTTCACAGGTATAGCACAATGATTTCAAACAGATCTAATGTAATTTAATTATTCAAATGATATTGTACTTTACATTATAGCAATGTTACAATTTGTGTTGTTTATTTCTTATTACCACCACACAATTATTGAAAGAAAACAGATTCAATAAATGTAAATTCCAATATTTTCTGCCATTACAAGCCATCATGGTTAAGTGGAGATACACATTTAAGCACCTAGTCTATACAGCATGATAAAGTCCTAAAACGCAAGACTACTTGCAGGAGATTAAATTGGACCTGTTAGGCTACTGTTTGGGCGAAAAAGGTATATTATCAGGTGATGAAAGGTTAGAATTTCCAAGCAACTGTAACTGCACTCAATTGTTTCAGATTGTCATTTCCAATAAATATAATTTTCTTTTTGTTATTCCTGGGTTCTTTGTGACTTTGAAATACAGGCTAGCAAAAATGCTAATTAATGTGATGCTAAATTAGCCTAGTTGATAATATGACCCAAATTAAATAAAGGAATGGGGACATAATTGAGACaaaatattattataattttGGTGGGTGTTTAAATTGGTcctgtttcacacatgtacaagtgtatATTATTGCATGTGTGAATTGCATATCCGAACTCCCCGAGACATCTTCACAGTGGGGTGAAGGCCAGGGTTTGCCATTATCAATGGCGACCCAGGAGCgattaggattaagtgccttgctcaacggCTAATAACAGATTTTTTTtcaccttgttagctcggggattcaaacaagcgaccttttcggttactggcccaatgctctaaccactagactacatgcTGCCCTGTACTGCATGACCAGCACCAAGACGCCAGCAAGCCGAAAAAGTACATTGTGCAACCTGCCCGCTAAAATACCATTCACCCCTTCATCTACCTATGAAAATGGACCGTGACGATTTAATGAAACAAGACAGGATATAAAATAGGATGCTATTGGTTAATGACATTATTTTGCCTCAAAAACAAAGGCCTGATGCAACTGCCGTCGAGTTTGCCGATCTAAATGAATGACTAAAGAATTAAGTTGATAAAAAACCTAAATAAACCCATTATCTACAGTGTTTAACTCCTTAGTGATTTAGGTATTTTAAGTTTACAAACAAATGAATTATTTTTTCTACGAATGCTTGACAAAAAAAGCTAGAGGTTGACAGTAATCAGCAGAAATGTGATTCTAAAAACCAAAGATGTCATGCAAAAAGTTGAATTTGGTTTTATTTTGGAAAATAGAGTAACTTGTACACTGAAATATGGAGCTAATCTTTCCAAATGAACTGACAATGACAATTGTCTTGACTGACTTGTAATTTCACAAGTTTTACAGGTATTCTTAAAAATGCATTacataaaataacatttttttaggtagaattaaaaacaaaaacatcTTACAAGTCAACAGCCTGAAAAAGACATGTATTGcgaaaaaataaaacattaaaatcGCCTTCGGCACTACTAGGTCTGAATTTAACTCCAATTGTATTTTCCTTCTGGGGGTGGCAAGTGGTAATTCCGTCCAGAGTGGTATCCCTGTAAAACACAGAAAACAAGGGCCAAATCAGTCAGATATTTGAGTATGAAGATCAAAGATGTCAGACATTTCAACAGTTTGCTTCGTACTAGTCTTCTTCTAATGTATATTTTGAGAGGCTGAATTAGTAGTtaccctctgtctccctgccatatacagtgccttgcaaaagtattcaccccccttggcatttttcctattttgttacatttttatttggatttaatggacatacacaaaatacttccaaattggtgaagtgaaaaaaataacttgtttaattaaaaaaaaatatatatatatataaaaaaaaaattgttttgtgcatatgtattcaccgcCTTCGCTaggaagcccctaaataagatctggtgcaaacaattaccttcagaagtcacataatttgttaaataaagtccacctgtgtgcaatctaagtgtcacatgatttcagtatatctatatctatatctatatctatatatatatatatatatagatatatatatatatagatatatatatatatatagatatatattctggaaagccccagagtctgcaacaccactaagcaaggggcaccaccaagcaagcagcactatgaagaccaaggagctctccaaacaggtcagggacaaagttgtggagaagtacagatcggggttgggttataaaaaaaacatCCAGAGACTTTGAACATCACACGGAGCactattaaatccattattaaaacatggaaagaatatggcaccacaacaaacctgccaagagagggccacccaccaaaactcacagaccaggcaaggagggcattaatcagagaggcaacaaagagaccaaagataaccctgaaggagctgcaaagctccacagtggagattggagtatctgtccataggaccactaagtcgtacactccacagagctgggctttacagaagagtgggccagaaaaaagccatctctttaaagaaaaaaaaaataagcaaacatgtttggtgtttgccaaaaggcatgtgggagactccccaaacatatggaaggcactctggtcaaatgagactaaaattgagcttttaggccatcaaggaaaattctatgtctggcacaaaacaaacacctctcatcatcctgagaacaccatccccacagtgaagcatggtggtggcagcatcatgctgtggggatgtttttctacCGACAGGGACTGGgtaactggtcagaattgaaggaatgatgatggcactaaatacagggaaattattgagggaaacctgtttctgtcttccagagatttgagactcggacagaggttcaccttccagcaggacaatgaccctacgcatactgctaaagcaacacttgagtgttttaaggggaaacattaaaTGTatagcctagtcaaagcccagacctcaatccaattgagaatctgtgttaCGGCCTCCCGGgaggcgcagtggttaagggcgctctactgcagcgccagctgtgccatcagagtccctgggttcgcgcccaggctctgtcgtaaccggccgcgaccgggaggtccgtggggcgacgcacaattggcctagcgtcgtccgggttagggagggcttggtcggtaaggatgtccttgtctcatcgcgcaccagcgactcctgtggcgggccgggcgcagtgagcgctaaccaaggttgccaggtgcacggtgtaccctccgacacattggtgcggctggcttccgggttggatgcgcgctgtgttaagaagcagtacggctggttgggttgtgtatcggaggacgcatgacttcaaccttcgtctctcctgagcccatatgggagttgtagcgatgagacaagatagtagctactacaacaattggataccacgaaattggggagaaaaaaggggtaaaattaaaaaaaaaaaaaaaaaaattaaaaagagaATCTGTGTTATGAcctaaagattgctgtacaccagcagaacccatccaacttgaaggagctggagcagttctgCCTTGAAGAGTAGGCaaacatcccagtggctagatgtgccaagcttatagagacacacCTCAAgaaacttgcagctgtaatttctgcaaaaggtggctctacaaagtattttaattccaggttttaAAGCAATAAAATAGGAAGCCACTATCATACTCATGCAAAATAACTGATCACTATCCACATAAACAATGTTCTGACTTAAAGCCATACACAAACATCTGTAAACAAACATGTGCATAGTATAGGTAAGTGCTCCTAATGCCCTGGAGGCATGCTCCTAATGCTCTGGAGGCGTGCTCCTTGTAAGATGGACATTGTTGGCGTCAATAATAGTTACTATCCAGGAAAAAGTTTCAAAAGGCCTaattcatggtaaacaggagttAGTGCACTCAAACAGGCAAAAGTCACTTCGTGCAGGCTTTATTCCATGATCAAATGAACACaggtagggctgggcgatatggaaaAAATCTCATATCCCGAAATAGGTCATTTCATATCCAGATAACGATACAATTCACGATACACATTTCCTGTAAATTCAATGAATAAATAGTATATATAAAATTACCacatgtaaaggcctatttctTATTACATTTTGAATTATACTCAACAAATAAAAAGGTATTTGCATTTGGTACCTTGGGTCAAGTGTTAGTATCAACTCACGAAACCCCCGTTTCTCAACTGTGTAAATTGGGGCCATCATGTCTTTGCAGATGTAAGTTGTAACGGCAGCTGTTATCTCCTTCCATCTTCGTGATTCTTTGCCATATGGTGTGCCGCGGGCAAAAGCCTCTTAAAGTCTTGAGTCGGGGGTTTGTTTTGAGCACTTGACTGTACTTTTCTGGGTCTCATCCATAGACTCTCCGTACTGTTTCACATGATTCTTGCGTAGGTGGTCAAATAGGTTAGTGGTGTTCGAGTTTGTTGTCGGGACCGGCCTGCGGCATATTTTGCGGAGGTTGGATTTCTGGTCCGTGTCAGACTTTTGATACCCAAACCACGTCTATGCGACCAAAGTTACCCCTCTTTTAGGTACGAGCTCCCTGTCTCCGTGCCACGTTCACTAGCCTCCATGTTTGTTTGTGGTGCAAATGTCCTTCCACACGACGTGTGGAAGTACACAAAGTGTTGTCCAATTGACAAATTTTTTTGCCGTAAAGAGTGCGATTTGCGACACAACGAAATAAACGATAGAGCATAACAGGAAACAATGTTTTTCTATCGTCACACGATATAAATcgtcatatcgcccagccctaaacACAGGTATATTGACGTTGAGGTCACGTCTTCCAC is a genomic window of Oncorhynchus nerka isolate Pitt River linkage group LG24, Oner_Uvic_2.0, whole genome shotgun sequence containing:
- the LOC115107626 gene encoding homeobox protein Nkx-2.4-like, translated to MSLSPKHSTPFSVTDILSPIEETYRKFGGMDCTGSLASPLGAYRQTSVSQPGLQQHSMGHNTGVASAYHMPHSVSQFSSAMGGYCNGSIGNMGDLPSYQDTMRNGAAATAWYSANTEPRYPTISRFMGASNGMNMTGMGTLAGMDATKSMVTLHSAPRRKRRVLFSQAQVYELERRFKQQKYLSAPEREHLASMIHLSPTQVKIWFQNHRYKMKRQAKDKATLQIQQENGNVCPQQSPRRVAVPVLVKDGKPSQNGSSTPTSGHQQVQQQDVSSGAMTASGSAVVNHHQNQLVHHPLSTAEELEEMSPSPPILHSQINMAQTEAALLEYTNNMVSSNLLYGRTW